Below is a window of Actinomycetota bacterium DNA.
ATAGCCGACGCGGGGAAGGTCAGGTGGATGCCTTTCGCCGGACGCACCCCCGCCAGCTCCGCCGGATCCTCCAGCCGGCGCACCTCGTCCACCCACACACCGGAGGCGTTCACCACGGCGCGGGCTCGCACGTGGACCGGCTCCCCGGTCTCCACGTCGGACACGACGGCGCCCGAGGCTCTGCCGCGGGTGTCCCGCAGCAGCTCGAGCACCGGCGCATGGTTGGCGACCACCGCTCCCATCTCCCCGGCTGTGCGCGCGATCGTCCAGACCAGGCGTGCGTCGTCCGTCCGGGCGTCCGGATAGCAGTAGGCGCCGGTCACGTGGGGGCCGAGAGCCCACGCCAGCTGCCGGGCCCCCGGTTGGTCGAGTCTCCGGTGCCGGGACGCGCCGGACCCTGCGGCGAGCAGGTCGTAGGCGACCAGTCCCGCGCGCACTGCCACCAGCGGGCGCCCCCGCTGAAGGGGGACGAGGAACTGCGTGGGCCAGACCAGAAACGGCGCGAGCCTCTGGAGCAGCTGCCGCTCGCGCAGCGCCTCCCGCACTAGCCGCACCTCGAGTCGCTGCAGGTA
It encodes the following:
- a CDS encoding FAD-dependent oxidoreductase codes for the protein MRREEAIERLRDDRFDLLVVGGGITGCGVALDAASRGLSVALVERDDFAAGTSSRSSKLIHGGLRYLQRLEVRLVREALRERQLLQRLAPFLVWPTQFLVPLQRGRPLVAVRAGLVAYDLLAAGSGASRHRRLDQPGARQLAWALGPHVTGAYCYPDARTDDARLVWTIARTAGEMGAVVANHAPVLELLRDTRGRASGAVVSDVETGEPVHVRARAVVNASGVWVDEVRRLEDPAELAGVRPAKGIHLTFPASA